Part of the Clostridium taeniosporum genome is shown below.
CTGCCCTTAGTATTTTCAATACAGCCTACTCTATCCTCTAATTCTTTATATGCTTTTATGATAACTCCAAGAAAATATTCAAGCCATATATACAGATTATTTCTCCCATCATGCCATAACATTGATGATTTATTCAGTGCTTCATAGTAAGTTTCTTTGCTATCCTCAATAATTTTTTCTAGACTAATAAATCTTCCAACCTCAAAACCACTTTGATACAAAAGTAAAAGAGTTAATAATCTAGACATTCTTCCATTTCCATCGTTAAAAGGATGGATGCAAAGAAAATCTAATATAAATGCAGCTATTAAAACTAATGGCTCTATCTCCTCTTTTGCAATCTCCTTTCTATATTCCACGCAAAGTCTCTCCATATAGCTTGGAGTGCTAAAGGCATCTACAGGCTTAAATCTTATATATTTAGTTCCATTAGGCAATATTTCTTCAATCACATTATCAATATTTTTATAGTTTCCACCCTTAGCTGATGAAAATTTGTATAAATCTCTATGTAATTGTAATAATACAGATGATTTTATAGGTATAGCATCAAATGCACTATGAATAGTATTTAGCACATCTCTATACCCTGCTATTTCACTTTCACTTCTATCTCTTGGCTCTATTTTGTTATCCATTAGTTCACGTAATCTTTTATTTGAAGTATAAATACCTTCTATTCTATTAGATGATTCTGTACTTTGTATAACGGCTACATCTTTAAGTGTATTTAATATTTGAGGTGATTGCTTTTTATACAAATCTTGCTTTCCCTTATATTCATTTATAGTAGTTAACATTCTTACTATACTCATCGGTAACGCTAAGTTATTCAATTTATTATTTTCAAAAGAAATCATTTCATATCTCCCTTATTTATATTATATTTATTATTATCATTTTATCATAAATATAATCATTTATACTTAAATGATTATATTTTTTATTAATATAATATATTAAAATTCAAATAAACCTTATCATTTAGTAGTAAATGATAAGGTTTATTTTTAATGTGAAATTATTTTAATTATCTTAACTAGGAAGTTCATCTAAAGTTTTAAATTCATAACCTTGGCTCTTCCAATCTTTAATCAAACTGTCTAAAATAGTTGCATTAGTTTTAG
Proteins encoded:
- a CDS encoding Fic family protein; the encoded protein is MISFENNKLNNLALPMSIVRMLTTINEYKGKQDLYKKQSPQILNTLKDVAVIQSTESSNRIEGIYTSNKRLRELMDNKIEPRDRSESEIAGYRDVLNTIHSAFDAIPIKSSVLLQLHRDLYKFSSAKGGNYKNIDNVIEEILPNGTKYIRFKPVDAFSTPSYMERLCVEYRKEIAKEEIEPLVLIAAFILDFLCIHPFNDGNGRMSRLLTLLLLYQSGFEVGRFISLEKIIEDSKETYYEALNKSSMLWHDGRNNLYIWLEYFLGVIIKAYKELEDRVGCIENTKGSKSERIEMAIEGKLGYFTKNEIRTICPDVGEATINRVFEKLKVEGKIEAVGKGRTTKWKKL